The Glycine soja cultivar W05 chromosome 6, ASM419377v2, whole genome shotgun sequence genome has a window encoding:
- the LOC114416265 gene encoding classical arabinogalactan protein 4-like produces the protein MSTPRLMPTSPPMPPPPPMPTPSPMPTLLPMPPPSSMPPPLPMPTVPLCPAPVQPFLQPLSGSLPMLVLHLPNLGLVRTTIFFNKFFNIVPLYGAAMATYKLQSVAFALSQLLNRVQFVGIDLGIATSLLEAMR, from the coding sequence ATGTCAACTCCGCGGCTCATGCCGACTTCGCCGCCCATGCCACCACCGCCGCCCATGCCGACTCCGTCACCCATGCCGACTCTGCTACCCATGCCACCTCCGTCGTCCATGCCGCCTCCGCTTCCCATGCCGACTGTGCCTCTATGTCCCGCACCCGTGCAACCATTCCTTCAACCATTGTCGGGTTCGCTTCCTATGCTTGTTCTTCATCTGCCCAATCTCGGTCTCGTTCGCACCACAATTTTCTTCAACAAGTTCTTCAACATTGTACCTCTTTATGGGGCTGCTATGGCCACATACAAGCTTCAATCAGTTGCATTTGCATTATCTCAACTGTTAAACCGGGTGCAATTCGTCGGAATAGACCTTGGGATCGCGACATCACTTTTGGAAGCCATGCGTTGA